TGGGCCGTGAGGATTCGTCTCGTCTGCGTCGGTAAGATGGCCAATCCCCATCTGAAAGCCCTGGCGGCCGATTACCTGGGCCGGCTGGAACGCCTATGCGACGTGGAAGTCGCGGAAGTGAAGGATGCCGGCGATAAGGATGGGGCGGGGCGACTGGCGAAGGAGGCGGAACGCTTGCGCGAGGCCGTAGGCCCGCTCTCCGAATGCGTATTGTGGGACGAGCGCGGCGACGATCTCGATTCGCCCGGTTTCGCGAAATGGCTGGCCGAGCGGGAAGATCGCGG
This portion of the Fibrobacterota bacterium genome encodes:
- a CDS encoding 23S rRNA (pseudouridine(1915)-N(3))-methyltransferase RlmH, which translates into the protein MRIRLVCVGKMANPHLKALAADYLGRLERLCDVEVAEVKDAGDKDGAGRLAKEAERLREAVGPLSECVLWDERGDDLDSPGFAKWLAEREDRGAKSCAFLIGSSHGVADDLKAAIPRKLRLSRFTLTHEWARALALEQIYRARCIQKNLPYHH